A stretch of Henckelia pumila isolate YLH828 chromosome 4, ASM3356847v2, whole genome shotgun sequence DNA encodes these proteins:
- the LOC140861038 gene encoding uncharacterized protein → MTVKTEEIEVKVEHTPEQVILSPRKGKKGKEDELNSNVDISSLPFPQRARQLNFDHQLKKFLEIFKKLHVNIPFADALAQIPSYAKFLKEILANKRKLTNLGTVNLNEECLAVLLNKLPPKLQDPGSFSIPCAIGSMSFDKALCDLGASINLMTYSLAKKLGIGIMEPTTMSLKLADRSIKHPKGIVENVLLKVDKFIFPVDFVVLDMDDDRETPLILGRPFLATSRALIDVQKGELILRLNEKKVVFNMFKSDFSYPKVNDFCLNVDARGTCVGSNVEVRNEVKLSSLKKKELTAISQNPKFSVEEPPGLEYKTLPSYLKYVTLEDSSIPVIVSSYLAGREESKLVRLLRDYIRTMGWSIDDIKRLGPIVMVDDSIGRNRGDEGYRSTTSNDPP, encoded by the coding sequence ATGACAGTCAAGACAGAGGAGATAGAAGTCAAGGTAGAGCACACACCAGAACAAGTCATTCTCTCTCCACGCaaaggtaagaaaggtaaggaagatgaattaaattcgaATGTTGATATTTCTAGTCTTCCTTTTCCCCAAAGAGCTAGACAATTAAATTTTGatcatcaattaaaaaaatttcttgaaattttcaagaaactccaTGTTAACATCCCTTTTGCAGATGCCCTAGCTCAAATACCGAGTTATGCTAAGTTCTTGAAAGAAATTCTAGCAAATAAGAGGAAGTTGACCAATTTGGGTACCGTGAATTTGAATGAGGAATGTTTGGCAGTACTTCTAAACAAGCTCCCACCAAAACttcaagatccagggagtttttctataccttgTGCTATCGGTAGTATGTCATTTGATAAGGCTTTATGTGATCTAGGTGCTAGTATCAATTTAATGACATATTCACTTGCAAAAAAATTGGGTATAGGAATAATGGAACCTACCACTATGTCCCTCAAGCTTGCTGATAGATCAATTAAACATCCTAAGGGAATAGTGGAGAATGTTTTGCTTAAAGTTGATAAATTTATCTTTCCTGTGGACTTTGTGGTACTTGATATGGATGATGATCGTGAAACTCCTTTGATATTAGGACGTCCATTCTTGGCAACCAGTAGAGCATTAATTGATGTTCAGAAGGGGGAATTAATACTTCGGTTGAATGAGAAGAAAGTGGTGTTTAATATGTTTAAAAGTGATTTCTCTTATCCTAAAGTCAATGATTTTTGTCTAAATGTTGATGCTCGTGGTACATGTGTAGGTAGCAATGTTGAGGTACGAAATGAAGTGAAATTGTCCTCTTTGAAGAAGAAAGAATTAACTGCAATCTcgcaaaatccaaaattttctgTCGAAGAGCCTCCTGGACTTGAATATAAAACTTTGCCCTCTTATTTGAAATATGTGACGTTGGAAGATTCAAGTATACCTGTAATTGTGTCATCTTATTTGGCAGGTAGAGAAGAATCAAAGCTTGTTAGGCTCTTACGCGATTATATTCGCACAATGGGGTGGAGCATCGATGATATAAAAAGACTTGGACCCATAGTGATGGTGGATGACAGCATAGGCAGAAATCGTGGTGACGAAGGATATAGATCCACGACATCAAATGATCCACCTTAA